A DNA window from Hymenobacter aquaticus contains the following coding sequences:
- the thrA gene encoding bifunctional aspartate kinase/homoserine dehydrogenase I, protein MQVLKFGGTSVATAANITRVIDIVAAAARQETTLVVVSALGGTTDALIEAGRLAAAGNEEYRQRLRHLESRHLEAARELVPVTSQSSVLSLVKTHCNELEGICNGVFLLGELSVRTLDRVMSFGELLASQLVAAGLRARQVPHQWHDSRQLIRTDAQHGVATVDFGVTKQQINDFVAAQPGALYVVPGFIAADAQGATTTLGRGGSDYTAAIFAGALGASRLEIWTDVSGMMTADPRLVPHARPIPRISYQEAMELSHFGAKVLYPPTIQPVMSQGIPLWIKNTFAPTDHGTLVEVSPPANNHIVRGLSSIGQLALLSLEGGGMVGIPGFSKRLFEALAREKINVILITQSSSEHSISVAINSRDAAAAQRSVDEEFAYEIAVGKVDPLHLETDLAIVALVGENMKNHSGISGRLFGALGNNGVNIRAIAQGSSEKNISTVIRAQDVKKAINVLHESFFEATSKQINLFVVGVGNVGSKLLEQLARQQAYLQEKLKLNVRVVGLANSRRFALHEHGLALHEWPQALAEGEPLHLPALVEAIHARNLRNAVFVDVTASADVAQVYGALLEKSVAVVACNKIACASEYVNYARLKALAQEFNTDFLFETNVGAGLPVIGTLNDLLRSGDVVNRIEAVLSGTLNFVFNHYDGKRPFAEVVRQAQLEGYTEPDPRLDLSGTDVARKILILARETGEKLEMEQIHNVSFLPDSCMQGSVEDFYEQLAVHEEHFQGLYEAAAAQGKKLKFVARYAGGKASVGLQSIAPGHDFYALHGKDNAVLFYTNRYAEQPLVIKGAGAGAEVTASGVFADIIRAARG, encoded by the coding sequence ATGCAGGTTCTAAAATTCGGGGGTACTTCCGTGGCCACTGCGGCCAACATCACCAGAGTCATCGACATCGTGGCGGCGGCCGCGCGGCAGGAAACCACCCTGGTTGTGGTGTCGGCGCTGGGCGGCACCACCGACGCGCTGATTGAGGCCGGCCGCCTGGCCGCGGCCGGCAACGAGGAGTACCGGCAGCGCCTGCGCCACCTCGAGAGCCGCCACCTGGAAGCCGCTCGCGAGCTGGTGCCCGTGACCAGCCAGAGCAGCGTGCTGAGTTTGGTGAAAACGCACTGCAACGAGCTGGAAGGCATCTGCAACGGGGTATTCCTGCTCGGCGAGCTGAGCGTGCGCACCCTGGACCGGGTGATGAGCTTCGGCGAGCTGCTGGCCTCCCAGCTGGTGGCGGCCGGCCTGCGGGCCCGGCAGGTGCCGCACCAGTGGCACGACAGCCGCCAGCTGATCCGGACCGATGCCCAGCACGGCGTTGCCACCGTCGACTTTGGCGTGACCAAGCAGCAGATCAATGACTTCGTGGCCGCGCAGCCGGGGGCGCTGTACGTGGTGCCGGGCTTTATTGCCGCCGATGCCCAGGGCGCTACCACCACGCTGGGCCGGGGCGGCTCCGACTACACCGCCGCCATTTTTGCCGGGGCGCTGGGCGCCAGCCGCCTCGAAATCTGGACCGACGTGAGCGGGATGATGACGGCCGACCCGCGCCTGGTGCCCCACGCCCGGCCCATTCCGCGCATTTCCTACCAGGAAGCCATGGAACTGTCGCACTTCGGGGCCAAGGTGCTCTACCCGCCTACCATTCAGCCGGTGATGAGCCAGGGCATCCCGCTCTGGATCAAGAACACCTTCGCGCCCACCGACCACGGCACCTTGGTGGAGGTGAGTCCGCCGGCCAACAACCACATTGTGCGGGGCCTGTCCAGCATCGGGCAGCTGGCGTTGCTCAGCCTTGAAGGCGGCGGCATGGTGGGCATTCCGGGCTTTTCGAAGCGGCTGTTTGAGGCCCTGGCCCGGGAGAAAATCAACGTGATTCTGATTACCCAGAGCTCCTCGGAGCACTCCATCAGCGTGGCCATCAACAGCCGCGACGCGGCGGCGGCCCAACGCTCGGTGGACGAGGAGTTTGCCTACGAAATAGCCGTGGGCAAAGTCGACCCGCTGCACCTGGAAACCGACCTGGCCATCGTGGCTTTGGTGGGCGAAAACATGAAAAACCACTCCGGTATCAGCGGGCGGCTGTTTGGGGCGCTGGGCAACAACGGGGTCAATATCCGGGCCATTGCCCAGGGCTCGTCGGAAAAGAACATTTCGACCGTCATCCGGGCCCAGGACGTGAAAAAGGCCATCAACGTGCTGCACGAGTCGTTTTTCGAGGCTACCAGCAAGCAGATCAACCTGTTTGTGGTGGGCGTGGGCAACGTGGGCAGCAAGCTGCTGGAGCAGCTGGCCCGGCAGCAGGCTTATTTGCAGGAAAAGCTCAAGCTGAACGTACGGGTGGTGGGCTTGGCCAACAGCCGCCGGTTTGCCCTGCACGAGCACGGCCTGGCCCTGCACGAGTGGCCGCAGGCGTTGGCCGAGGGCGAGCCGCTGCACCTGCCCGCGCTGGTCGAAGCCATTCACGCCCGCAACCTGCGCAACGCCGTGTTCGTGGACGTGACGGCCAGCGCCGACGTGGCCCAGGTGTACGGGGCGCTGCTGGAAAAAAGCGTGGCCGTGGTAGCCTGCAACAAGATTGCCTGCGCCTCGGAGTACGTGAACTACGCCCGGCTGAAGGCGCTGGCCCAGGAGTTCAACACCGACTTCCTGTTCGAAACCAACGTGGGCGCCGGCCTGCCCGTCATCGGCACCCTGAACGATTTGCTGCGCAGCGGCGACGTGGTCAACCGGATTGAGGCCGTGCTGTCGGGCACGCTCAACTTCGTCTTCAACCACTACGACGGCAAGCGGCCCTTCGCCGAAGTGGTGCGCCAGGCCCAGCTGGAAGGCTACACCGAGCCCGACCCCCGCCTCGACCTGAGCGGCACCGACGTGGCCCGCAAAATCCTGATTCTGGCCCGCGAAACGGGGGAGAAGCTGGAAATGGAGCAGATTCACAACGTGTCGTTTCTGCCCGACTCGTGCATGCAGGGCAGCGTGGAGGACTTTTACGAGCAGCTGGCCGTGCACGAGGAGCACTTTCAGGGCCTGTACGAAGCAGCGGCGGCCCAGGGCAAAAAGCTCAAGTTCGTGGCCCGCTACGCCGGGGGCAAAGCCAGCGTGGGCCTGCAGTCCATAGCGCCCGGCCACGACTTTTACGCCCTGCACGGCAAAGACAACGCGGTACTGTTCTACACCAACCGCTACGCCGAGCAGCCGCTGGTTATTAAGGGGGCCGGGGCCGGGGCCGAGGTTACGGCCTCGGGCGTGTTTGCCGACATCATCCGCGCGGCCCGGGGGTAG
- a CDS encoding exodeoxyribonuclease III, whose translation MKIITYNVNGYRSALSKGLLDWVREANPDVLCLQEIKAGTAPLDVAGLEALGYLCYLHPAQKPGYSGVATFTKVAPQHVAYGCGTECYDQEGRVLRLDFADCSVLNVYMPSGTSSEERQAFKVEWLHFFRRYIHELKATVPPLVIGGDYNCCQTAIDLHNPKANQKSPGFTPEERAWFADFLADGFTDSFRHHHGDAPGHYSWWTFRAGARARNVGWRLDHLLVDHSLQPRIADAGLLPDVIHSDHCPAFVELR comes from the coding sequence GTGAAAATCATTACCTACAACGTCAACGGCTACCGCTCGGCCCTGAGCAAGGGCCTGCTCGACTGGGTGCGCGAAGCCAATCCGGATGTGCTGTGCCTGCAGGAAATAAAGGCCGGCACCGCCCCGCTGGACGTGGCGGGCTTGGAGGCCCTGGGCTACCTCTGCTACCTGCACCCAGCCCAGAAACCCGGCTACAGCGGCGTGGCGACGTTCACCAAAGTCGCGCCCCAGCACGTGGCCTACGGCTGCGGCACCGAGTGCTACGACCAGGAAGGCCGCGTGCTGCGCCTCGACTTTGCCGACTGCTCGGTGCTGAACGTGTACATGCCCTCGGGCACGAGCAGCGAGGAGCGGCAGGCCTTCAAAGTAGAATGGCTGCACTTCTTCCGGCGCTACATTCACGAGCTAAAGGCGACGGTGCCGCCGCTGGTCATCGGGGGTGACTACAACTGCTGCCAGACGGCCATCGACCTGCACAACCCGAAAGCCAACCAGAAAAGCCCCGGCTTCACCCCGGAAGAGCGCGCCTGGTTTGCCGATTTTCTGGCCGACGGCTTCACCGATTCGTTCCGGCACCACCACGGCGACGCGCCCGGCCACTATTCGTGGTGGACGTTCAGGGCCGGAGCCCGGGCCCGCAACGTGGGCTGGCGCCTCGACCACCTGCTCGTCGACCATAGCCTCCAGCCCCGCATTGCCGACGCCGGCCTGCTGCCCGACGTCATCCACTCCGACCACTGCCCGGCCTTCGTGGAGCTGCGCTAA
- a CDS encoding carboxymuconolactone decarboxylase family protein — protein MSQVTEFNEYRQRMNEKIMAADNKVIKRFFNLDTNTYQAGAVDVKTKEMLGLACSMVLRCDDCIKYHLGKCFEEKLTDEEIYEVFAIANLIGGSIVIPHFRRAVEYWEILKEEATPPAPEHHHDA, from the coding sequence ATGAGCCAAGTCACGGAGTTTAATGAGTACCGCCAGCGCATGAATGAAAAAATCATGGCGGCGGACAACAAAGTCATCAAGCGTTTTTTCAACCTCGATACCAACACCTACCAGGCGGGAGCCGTCGACGTCAAAACCAAGGAAATGCTGGGCCTGGCCTGCTCCATGGTGCTGCGCTGCGACGACTGCATCAAGTACCACCTGGGCAAGTGCTTTGAGGAAAAGCTCACCGACGAGGAAATCTACGAGGTGTTTGCCATTGCCAACCTCATCGGCGGCAGCATCGTGATACCGCACTTCCGCCGGGCGGTGGAGTACTGGGAGATTCTGAAAGAGGAAGCCACTCCCCCGGCCCCCGAGCATCATCACGACGCCTAG
- a CDS encoding homoserine kinase has protein sequence MPSSITVLAPATVANVVCGFDVLGFALATPTDTMHLRLTDTPGVTIINEDDYNLPTEPTRNVAGAALLALLREAPTGTGIEVRIQKNIKPGSGIGSSAASAAGAVVGANALLGNPFSKDELVRFAMFGEEVASGVQHADNIAPAIYGGVTLIRATEPRPDIVTLPAPELHVTVVHPQIEIKTSDARQILKKEVLLKDAIRQWGNVGGLVAGLLKHDYDLIGRSLEDVIVEPVRSILIPGFAAVKEQSRLAGALGGGISGSGPSIFMLSRTAETAQAVAQAMRRIYTGLDIDFHTYVTRICPLGVQVVPTEQLQPHAVL, from the coding sequence ATGCCTTCTTCCATCACCGTGCTGGCTCCGGCCACCGTGGCCAACGTGGTCTGCGGCTTCGACGTGCTGGGCTTTGCCCTGGCCACGCCCACCGACACGATGCACCTGCGCCTGACCGACACGCCGGGCGTGACTATCATCAACGAGGACGACTACAACCTGCCCACCGAGCCGACCCGCAACGTGGCCGGGGCCGCCCTGCTGGCCTTGCTGCGCGAAGCCCCCACGGGCACCGGCATCGAGGTCCGGATTCAGAAGAACATCAAGCCCGGCAGCGGCATCGGCAGCAGTGCGGCCAGCGCCGCCGGGGCCGTGGTGGGGGCCAACGCGCTGCTGGGCAACCCCTTCAGCAAGGATGAGCTGGTGCGCTTCGCCATGTTCGGGGAGGAAGTGGCCTCGGGCGTGCAGCACGCCGACAACATTGCCCCGGCCATCTACGGCGGCGTCACGCTGATCCGGGCCACCGAGCCCCGGCCCGACATCGTGACCCTGCCCGCGCCCGAGCTGCACGTGACGGTGGTGCACCCGCAGATTGAAATTAAGACCTCCGACGCCCGCCAGATTCTCAAGAAGGAAGTGCTGCTCAAGGATGCCATCCGGCAGTGGGGCAACGTGGGCGGCCTGGTGGCGGGCCTGCTCAAGCACGACTACGACCTGATTGGCCGCTCCCTGGAAGACGTCATCGTCGAGCCCGTGCGCAGCATCCTGATTCCGGGCTTCGCGGCCGTGAAAGAGCAGAGCCGGCTGGCCGGGGCGCTGGGCGGTGGCATATCCGGCTCGGGGCCATCCATCTTTATGCTGAGCCGCACCGCGGAAACCGCCCAGGCCGTGGCCCAGGCCATGCGCCGGATTTACACCGGGCTGGACATTGATTTTCACACCTACGTGACCCGCATCTGCCCTCTGGGAGTGCAGGTAGTGCCCACCGAGCAGCTTCAGCCCCATGCAGTACTATAG
- a CDS encoding protoporphyrinogen/coproporphyrinogen oxidase produces MSLSSATPIIIIGAGMAGLTCANYLHRAGRPVLVLDAADAVGGRVRTDVTPEGYRLDRGFQVLQTRYPEVQRMLDYGALQLRAFRSGAVIRLANGRQTTLVNPLEQPLAAFSALTSPIGTLADKLRIAALAQRVKSSTNQELLDFPSSDTLSYLRQNGWSEQIIDSFFRPFFGGVFLDRGLSTGSNFFEFVFKQFVEGEAAIPALGMQQIPEQLAARLPAGSVRLNTSVEAIQGTRVRLAGGETLAAAAVVVAVDGEAAARLLPTSGLAYPTAWRRTTCTYFAADNQPGKADKLLRLNAAPDSLAHNVAFPSDVAPGYAPAGRTLVSVSTHGSPALSENDLTARLREELAAWFGPEARQWQHLRTYHIPQALPVYPGGRPPQQPLQVADNVYRCGDYAAYPSLNAAMATGRVVAEALLA; encoded by the coding sequence ATGAGCCTTTCTTCAGCTACTCCCATCATCATTATCGGGGCCGGTATGGCGGGCCTCACCTGCGCCAACTACCTGCACCGCGCCGGCCGGCCCGTGCTGGTGCTCGACGCCGCGGATGCCGTCGGCGGCCGGGTGCGCACCGACGTTACCCCCGAGGGCTACCGCCTCGACCGGGGCTTTCAGGTACTGCAAACGCGCTACCCCGAGGTGCAGCGCATGCTCGACTACGGCGCTTTGCAGCTGCGGGCATTTCGCTCGGGCGCGGTTATCCGGTTGGCCAATGGCCGGCAAACCACGCTGGTCAACCCGCTGGAGCAGCCGCTGGCCGCCTTTTCAGCCCTGACCTCGCCCATCGGCACGCTGGCCGACAAGCTGCGCATCGCGGCCCTGGCCCAGCGGGTGAAGAGCAGCACCAATCAGGAGCTGCTCGATTTTCCCTCGTCCGATACGTTGAGTTACCTGCGGCAAAACGGCTGGAGTGAGCAAATCATTGACTCTTTCTTCCGGCCGTTCTTCGGCGGCGTGTTTCTGGACCGGGGTTTGAGCACCGGCAGCAACTTCTTCGAGTTTGTGTTCAAGCAGTTCGTGGAGGGCGAGGCGGCCATTCCGGCCCTGGGCATGCAGCAGATTCCGGAGCAGCTGGCGGCCCGGCTGCCGGCCGGGAGCGTGCGGCTTAATACGTCGGTAGAAGCTATTCAGGGCACGAGAGTGCGGCTGGCGGGCGGCGAAACCCTGGCCGCCGCCGCCGTAGTAGTGGCCGTAGATGGGGAAGCGGCGGCCCGGCTGTTGCCCACCTCCGGCCTGGCATATCCCACGGCCTGGCGCCGCACGACCTGCACCTACTTCGCGGCCGACAACCAGCCGGGCAAGGCCGATAAACTCCTGCGCCTGAATGCCGCCCCCGACTCATTGGCGCACAACGTGGCTTTTCCCAGCGACGTGGCGCCCGGCTACGCGCCGGCGGGCCGCACCCTGGTTTCGGTCAGCACCCACGGCTCCCCGGCGTTAAGCGAAAATGACCTCACGGCCCGGCTGCGGGAAGAGCTGGCGGCCTGGTTTGGGCCCGAAGCCCGGCAGTGGCAGCATCTGCGCACCTACCATATTCCGCAGGCCCTGCCCGTGTACCCGGGCGGGCGGCCCCCGCAGCAGCCCCTGCAGGTAGCCGACAACGTGTACCGCTGCGGCGACTACGCGGCCTATCCGTCGCTGAACGCGGCAATGGCCACGGGCCGGGTGGTAGCCGAAGCCCTGTTGGCGTAA
- the thrC gene encoding threonine synthase — protein sequence MQYYSLRHQAPSVDFRAATIAGQAPDGGLYFPESIPRFSAELLASLKTLPQAELALRVMQPYVGDTIPQAELARICAETVDFPFPVVPVTDQIAALELFHGPTLAFKDVGARFMSRCLGYFSRQQTRKVTVLVATSGDTGGAVANGFLGVEGVDVVILYPSGKVSPVQERQLTALGQNITALEVQGDFDDCQQLVKQAFTDAAVTSHLTLTSANSINVARWLPQQLYYLYAWQQWPHPEPPVVAVPSGNFGNLCAGLLAHASGLPVRHFIAACNANDAVASYLRSGSFAARPAVATLSNAMDVGNPSNFTRMLELFAHDHATISGLISGATVSDETTRATIQRVYQRHGYLLDPHGAVALHALEEYLQQQPQQHGLFLETAHPVKFPEVVEPLVGRTIELPEAVHALMRQPKRSTPLAPRYEELREHLLSR from the coding sequence ATGCAGTACTATAGCCTCCGCCACCAGGCCCCCAGCGTCGACTTTCGCGCGGCCACCATTGCCGGCCAGGCCCCCGACGGCGGCCTGTACTTCCCCGAGTCCATTCCGCGCTTTTCCGCCGAGCTGCTGGCTTCGCTCAAAACCCTGCCCCAAGCCGAGCTGGCCCTGCGGGTGATGCAGCCCTACGTGGGCGACACGATACCCCAAGCCGAGCTGGCCCGCATCTGCGCCGAAACCGTGGACTTTCCGTTTCCGGTGGTGCCCGTCACCGACCAGATTGCCGCCCTGGAATTGTTTCACGGCCCGACGTTGGCGTTCAAAGACGTGGGTGCGCGGTTTATGAGTCGCTGCCTGGGCTACTTCTCCCGGCAGCAAACCCGGAAAGTAACCGTGCTGGTCGCCACGTCCGGCGACACCGGCGGGGCCGTGGCCAACGGGTTTCTGGGCGTGGAAGGCGTGGACGTGGTGATTCTGTATCCGTCGGGCAAGGTGAGTCCGGTGCAGGAGCGGCAGCTCACGGCCCTGGGCCAGAACATTACGGCCCTGGAAGTGCAGGGCGACTTCGACGACTGCCAGCAGCTGGTCAAGCAGGCCTTCACCGATGCGGCCGTGACCAGCCACCTGACGTTGACTTCGGCCAATTCCATCAACGTGGCCCGCTGGCTGCCCCAGCAGCTGTATTACCTCTACGCCTGGCAGCAGTGGCCGCACCCCGAGCCGCCGGTGGTGGCCGTGCCCAGCGGCAACTTCGGCAACCTCTGCGCCGGGCTGCTGGCTCATGCTTCGGGCCTGCCGGTGCGGCACTTTATTGCCGCCTGCAATGCCAACGACGCCGTGGCCAGCTACTTGCGCTCCGGTAGCTTCGCCGCCCGGCCCGCCGTGGCTACGCTCTCCAACGCCATGGACGTGGGCAACCCCAGCAACTTTACCCGCATGCTGGAGCTGTTCGCCCACGACCACGCCACCATCAGCGGGCTGATCAGCGGCGCCACCGTGAGCGACGAAACGACCCGCGCCACCATCCAGCGGGTGTACCAGCGGCACGGCTACCTGCTCGACCCGCACGGGGCCGTGGCCTTGCACGCCCTGGAAGAATACCTGCAACAGCAGCCCCAGCAGCACGGTCTTTTCCTGGAAACGGCGCACCCGGTGAAGTTTCCGGAGGTGGTAGAGCCCCTGGTTGGGCGGACTATTGAGCTGCCCGAAGCGGTGCACGCGCTGATGCGCCAGCCCAAGCGCAGTACGCCGCTGGCACCGCGCTACGAGGAGCTGCGGGAACATTTACTGTCGAGGTAA
- a CDS encoding c-type heme family protein has translation MAVSLLAGCRPDQIEHIENGKQIATTLENMAVKRILPADFLHATRWAGDSLTGQADRELRQLLADKLRAGGVAAALPYCRPEAYVSTDSLAHTLQATARRLSVRPRNVQNHAPLSAAEQRPDTTRRIQRPTADMFVYQRPILLTDAQCLRCHGTVGQDVSAADYALIKQQYAQDQATGYKLGDALGVWRVTFTRNGLGEFYTMKTRKVMKPRKPLF, from the coding sequence TTGGCCGTAAGTCTGCTGGCCGGCTGCCGCCCCGACCAGATTGAGCACATCGAAAACGGGAAGCAGATTGCCACCACCCTGGAAAACATGGCCGTGAAGCGCATTCTGCCCGCCGACTTCCTGCACGCCACCCGCTGGGCCGGCGACTCGCTCACGGGGCAGGCCGACCGGGAGCTGCGCCAGCTGCTGGCCGACAAGCTGCGGGCCGGCGGCGTGGCGGCGGCCCTGCCGTATTGCCGCCCCGAAGCCTACGTCTCCACCGATTCGCTGGCCCATACCCTGCAAGCCACGGCCCGCCGCCTGTCAGTCAGGCCGCGCAACGTGCAAAACCATGCCCCGCTGTCGGCCGCCGAGCAGCGCCCCGATACCACCCGCCGGATTCAGCGCCCGACGGCGGACATGTTCGTGTACCAGCGCCCCATTCTGCTGACCGATGCCCAGTGCCTGCGCTGCCACGGCACCGTGGGCCAGGATGTTTCGGCCGCCGACTATGCCTTGATCAAGCAGCAGTACGCCCAGGACCAGGCCACGGGCTACAAGCTCGGCGACGCCCTGGGCGTGTGGCGCGTGACCTTTACCCGCAACGGCCTGGGCGAATTTTACACCATGAAAACCCGCAAGGTGATGAAGCCGCGCAAGCCGTTGTTCTGA